In one window of Tachypleus tridentatus isolate NWPU-2018 chromosome 2, ASM421037v1, whole genome shotgun sequence DNA:
- the LOC143244338 gene encoding uncharacterized protein LOC143244338 — MLISGKILYKLSQYAANSSDLRMASSQTKHPLDSESCLMPPSKKSKSETDSSRSFQEKWLNEFNWLKYEASTKQMFCTLFIKVQNSNTFTTGCVVMKKDNLTKHQKTKDHRDAMEASKLSTAMTKATVSATNKSETAIIAAMHNVYFAAKHDLPSSLIPDLNRLCMMQGATQLQDLVVDQHTTYEHNTSISDFQDCMAEVLRVNLKN; from the exons ATGTTAATTAGTGGGAAGATTCTCTATAAATTGAGCCAATATGCAGCAAATTCATCAGATCTCAGAATGGCTTCTTCGCAGACCAAACACCCCTTAGACAGTGAAAGTTGTCTAATGCCTCCATCAAAAAAATCCAAATCTGAAACTGACAGTTCACGATCATTCCAAGAAAAATGGTTGAATGAATTTAACTGGCTCAAATATGAAGCCTCTACAAAGCAAATGTTTTGCACATTGTTCATTAAAGTACAGAACTCAAACACTTTCACAACTGGTTGTGTAGTGATGAAAAAAGACAACCTAACCAAGCATCAGAAAACAAAAG aCCACAGAGATGCAATGGAGGCATCCAAGCTGTCTACAGCGATGACTAAGGCCACAGTCTCAGCCACAAACAAAAGTGAGACTGCCATCATAGCTGCAATGCACAATGTTTACTTTGCAGCAAAGCATGACCTACCAAGTTCCCTAATTCCAGATCTAAACAGACTATGTATGATGCAG GGCGCAACACAGCTCCAGGATCTGGTAGTAGACCAACATACTACCTATGAACACAACACTAGTATTAGTGACTTCCAAGATTGTATGGCAGAAGTGTTGagagtaaatttaaaaaactaa
- the LOC143245541 gene encoding E3 SUMO-protein ligase KIAA1586-like has translation MIDESTDISAKQNLVNYIRVLEMNQFDTVTPQTYFLGICELYKANAENIFTKVISMLSENGIEVKNLCSVSSDGAAVMVGSKSGVVTRLKQFVPSVLATGADSIPYLVKYQDIMNSISKFFKYSPKNMATLTAVQSIINAEEKRFKEIFHTRWLSFEGAADALLSNYSSLVSVFMEETSGKALSLYKPITSFKFLYVSHYLADCLKPLAILAKTFQRKILISLKFTHCLLQLLSVWRK, from the coding sequence ATGATTGATGAAAGTACAGACATTTCAGCAAAGCAGAACCTTGTCAACTACATCCGTGTACTAGAGATGAATCAGTTCGATACAGTGACACCACAGACCTATTTCCTTGGAATCTGTGAACTTTACAAAGCTAATGCTgagaacatttttacaaaagtCATTAGTATGTTATCAGAGAATGGTATTGAAGTGAAAAATTTATGTAGTGTCAGCTCTGATGGTGCTGCTGTGATGGTTGGGTCAAAGTCTGGGGTAGTTACTAGACTAAAGCAATTTGTACCAAGTGTCCTAGCCACAGGAGCTGACAGCATACCATATCTTGTCAAGTACCAGGATATTATGAATTCCATCTCTAAGTTTTTTAAGTACTCGCCAAAAAATATGGCAACTTTGACTGCAGTGCAGAGCATTATCAATGCAGAAGAAAAGAGGTTTAAAGAGATCTTTCACACCAGGTGGTTAAGTTTTGAAGGTGCAGCAGATGCACTGCTTTCCAACTACTCCAGCCTTGTGTCTGTATTTATGGAAGAGACCTCTGGTAAAGCTCTTAGCTTGTATAAACCCATCACTTCATTCAAATTTCTGTATGTGTCACATTACTTGGCTGATTGTTTGAAGCCATTAGCAATTTTGGCAAAAACATTTCAGAGAAAAATCTTAATTTCTCTGAAGTTCACCCACTGCTTGCTTCAACTATTGAGTGTCTGgaggaaatga